From Sander vitreus isolate 19-12246 chromosome 5, sanVit1, whole genome shotgun sequence:
gactgatcagtctccctgagttggtccaaaaagtgcctcggaacacacgcGGAGGCGATgctgacttgagcgtacgttttGCACGTGCGCGatacgtaatacgtctccataataGCAGGCAGTGCTGTATTGTctcccaaaaaatgaaaaccgtaAATGagggaacatctctctagacctcgtaaacacagagcacgctgtcgtcagtcattgttttcatcagagagtggtgatagtagtcaagaaggatcgttgttgtcattactcgctgaatgGAAGAACATACcatggctagtaataagaagatactggtgTTGTCAGctcgtgcactgattcgctagtcaagggctacactccaccaatcagattggtcattgagtccgactgcccactggccgattcaacatgtcaaatagGCAAAAATGAACAccgaacacaccgaacagacttgagtcaccgaccGCGCAAGACTGTCTGACGGCCAataattgggttggtgtgtcagggcctttaaaagCCAAAACATTGGGGGGTCGTCCTCATTAAGCTATACTTGGGAGGACATTTTGCCCTCTAGACACACACCCCAGCAGGATATCCTCCTTCGTAAACATTCCgccattagtgtgtgtgtgtgtggtccaacCCCCCCAGTGAACAGCTGAAGGTAGCAGGTTCAGGAATCCATTTTGGTCTGAAAACACATAACAGTGTTATTTCAGGCTCACCTGTGAGGAAAGACTCATAGACGGGAGCGCTGGTCCGTTCTCCCCTGCGAGCCGACAGTGACACCTCGTACTGGGTGTCGGGGGTGAGGCCCCCCAGGTGGTACTGGGTGTCAGTGGAGGACAGCTCCACCAGCTTGCGATCAGCGGGGTTGGAGCTGGGCCCGTAGGAGACGCTGACCCCATCCACCTCTGCCACGGGTTGGAACCAGGTCACCAGCGCTGTGGTGTCTGTCACGTCACGCACATCCACCTGGCTGGGGGCATCGATCACTAGAGGGGGGGTACACAGATGAtaaaatattgtatatattgaatcttacatacatacatacataatgcaCAACAACATCTCTTTTCAtttgctgttttcttttactgttaCATAAAGCACTCTGAACTGCTTCTGTATAATATGGTGCCATACACATACATCTGAATCCAACTGAATTTTGTCTCCCACAGCGCATCAGGAAGAGATCTTTAAAGGGACCTTTACTGTGGGAAGGTCTGAGGTCCTGAGACGGGGAGCTTTGTATTTACACCCGTGTGTCCTGTTAAGGGAAATCTTCCACATCACACCAGGATCATCACCAGGATCGAATGACTAGTTggttttttctttgtttaatcaTATTTCATTAACACTCAGCCCACATTTACATGAACTTCATTGTAATATTACATtgttaaaaagaaagagaaagggaatACACATGTAAGTATCACCATTAAGTCCTGCTTAAATACACACAGGATGGTGTAAGACAGGGTTTACACAGTGCACGTCATTGAcgagcagataaaaaaaaaacattttcctacAGAACTCATACCATTTATATGACTCGTACACTATGTTGCACAATATTGAAGCTACATTGAAGTTACACCAAGTGAAGCCGACCTAATGGCAGTATGTGGCTGCAGGGTCGTTAACAAAGCTCTACGTTACTAAAAAGAAGCAGAATCCTTTGAATGCTCTCTTCATGTAATGTCCCAGATGATGTCTTCTAAATATGCATTGTTCCTTATTGGCAGTATTCAAACACAAATCGACCAATGTGTCATTACAATTCTATACAGAACTTTATTTATGGTTACATTTATGCCTGGATAAATATAAAGCCATACAATCCCAGAGGAACCCTCCTAATCCTGGAAGGGTGGCTGCTTTGGTCTAACTACACTCTCTACAGACTTTAGTTCTTTACCTGACTATGTCCCTGTTGATTTTAAATGCATCTTTAAAGTAATAAGCAGTCTGCTAACAGAATGTGAGGTCAGATTTAGCAGTAGTGTGTTTGCATACAAAGTCAATACAAAGCCTGACCATAGACCATGAAGCTACTGCAGGAAACACATGGATGGTTGCTGTGGGGACGACTGATATGTGCATGGATACAGTCATTTCAGCAATGCAGGTGCTGAAATGAGACGGCCCTCTTGCATTTATGAGGTTATTCAGCCTATTTACAGATCAAATCCCTGCACCATGAAGGGCGCCTTTTCAGCGGCGCTGAAATTGATTTGTCACACGTAAGCAACTTTAGGAAAGTCAACCTTCTGCGCAGGGCTGATAAAGTGAAGAATCTGCATTTGAGCTTAACACAGATTTGTCTTCTGAGGGCGCTGCGAGTGTGTCGTTCGGGTGTCACGATACCATTCTCCTGGGAGGCCGCCATCCCTCTGAGCCTGACTGCTTGACTGACTGGTGCCTCCCACTCATGGTGGTTTGGGTGGGaggggcagggggagggggaggggaaacCGGAGCAACTCGCTTCACACAATTAGCCCCTCAGCATGCAAATCCCACAGTACGCACCCGCAAGCTGGTGTAATGGGAGACATTAAGAGAGCCTGAGTGACACGGAGAACTCTGAACCTCATAATCCAAGTAGTGCtaacacgtgcacacacaaacacgtgtgTGTGCTCCAGTGCACGCATAAACAGTGGTTATCAGAAACACTCATCCCCTTTGACTTTTTCTTGCATTACGAGGTTTGTTCAAAATCCATCAATGTTGATGTGGAAAAAATGTCCAAATCctttttcacaaacacacaatggcATACATTTTACAGCACTTTATTGCTGCCaccatgacaaaaaatattagctttttatgtttttatgtcagAATCTCTGATATTTATTGATTTCCTTTCCACGTTATAAAAGATGATCACATTATTACAAGcgttttcatgacatttttatttctattatgAAATGATTTGGTTTTTACACATTTCTTGTTCCCATCTCATTTCATCTTGCTATCAGAAAACACTATGGTGGACGAGAGACACCTCCATGGAGACATGCTGCCaatggtttgacattttgggaaatacactttttctctttgttgctGAAAGTTAAATCaaaccactctcatatctgtcgaTTTGAAGACAGGaggtggttagcttagcttagcacaaagacaggaaacagtgaaacagctagcctggattAAAACCCACAACCAGCACCTCGGAGGCTAAGCTAAGATGTTCATTTATAGTTCTTTATTTGTGCGTataaaaactaaagaaataCACAATGACATAATAGGTGGGATGAAAACCCCTGAGGGCTTGTAAATGGAACCTATCTAACAATAATTAGTATGCTGCCAATTTATAATACAATTTTCAGGCATGTCTATGCTGGATACTGCATTATATGTTATGGATAATACTCTTCATTTAATTTTGCTTAGTGGCAAACTAATTTAtacgtttttatgtttttgttttgtttatttcgtTTCTTCAATTATTCATCTTCcaggttttatttattatttattgttttattatttctgaTTTAAATCCATATAGAGTGTAGAACAGTGTGTGCTACTTTGAAGAATAAGGGATCTGAACTATAGAGCAGGCATTATCAATGCACTTCCTTTTCTCTGGTTCCACTGTCGATCACACTGTAGAAAAAACACCTGAACGTGCTCTCGCTGTAATTTACCAGCCCAGCTCTTACTGCTGAGTGTACATGCAAAGCTTATGATAGGCCTCTAATGGCCTTTCCATACATACTTCTGTTTATCCTGGCACCGTGCAGACCATTTGCACACCATAAATAAGCAAAGAAGTGGCCTGACACACTACTAGATGGAGCTGTCATTTATTGCACTCAGTGCTGAATGTGGTAAACATTGCTGCGCCTGTTGAATCTGCTTTGTTGAAACAGAAGTCTCCCAGGGGTAACAGCCACTAAGACTTGCCTTTAAAGACAATATTAAATTCCCTGTTTTAACCCACCCCCAAGTCAACACCTACAAAAGCTAAATATAGCCTGGTGGTTGGTGGTTGATCTGGCAGGTGAAGTCACAAATGTACTCTAACCCTGTGTTCTCTTTTTATATTGATCCCCAGCTCTGAGTTCCTCAGACTGTTACAAGCCACTGAGCTTTATAGCCTCATGAAACAATGGAGATATCTCACAAATTGGCAATAGAACTGGAAATCCATATCAGTTTTTACTACCCCCCTAAATTGCAACAATAAAATTAAATCTAATGAGCTGATCACAAGGGGGTTGACATGTGGGGCTGTTTTTAATACTCTGTTGGGGGCTGCAAGATGGATTACCTAGATATAGAACCCAATGAACTTACGCAAGGTATGAAGGTGACAAGCTGTtttcagtgttggggagtaacggaatacatgtaccggcattacgtattcagaatacaaattatgagtaactgttttccgttacagttactcataattaaCCCCAGTTAAATAGTTGgaatttagaatacagttacattgttgaaaccacggattacatgacgatacttctctgtttcacgaatttattcactctctgaataatgcaatgtggaagtaatccaagtattcagaatacgttactcagattgagtaacgtaacggaatacgttacaaaatacatttttgggcatgtattctgtattctgtaacggaatacgttttgaaagtatccttcccaacactgcctgtttttgtattttactttgacATCTCTAAGTGACAATTTATTCCACAATAACCTCTATTTCTGGAACATCAAAGCTCCGCAATCTGCAGCACTGGGTCAGAGTTTAGGCATATTTTcctgcaaatgtgttttaaatacaATGGTTAGGATTAATACAACAAAATGAAGATTACAATTATTTGATGTAGCCTGTATCTTTAATTTTTAGTATTGGTATTCAATTTTTACTTGTCTTTATCAATCCACTCTATGAATGTTTCTGTGTTATAAGTGTCATGAAGGGCAAATGCATCagcactgatatatatataattcacaGTGTCCTGAAGATTTCCCCTACAAACTATGTCATATAACAGAACTAAACTCTCTACTGCATATTATGCCCCAAGGGACAGGAAGTCGTTTTTAacttaataaatattatattttttatgtttttaagatGATAGCTGATGACATGTCTCTAAAGTTGTAATAATGTGGTTTCATTAGAGTATGATACATTTACTTACATATTTGACATATTTAAGTAAAGATACAGCCATGTGCATAAGTCTCATATTGGGTTCATTCATTAACGGTTTaaagacatgttttattttttacattatcaCATCTGGTCAGGCTTGCGTTGCGAACAGActataaaaataatggacgtagcagCAGCGACGTCAACCATtggtttgtggtcattttgaaaCCTCGAGTTTGCATTTTGGCCTttgccatcttgttttttttgatACATCAATTTTTCGATATAAGCCAAGCACAAAAACTTGTTGCGATTTTTTCAACTTCTTGAATTTCCTTCGTTTCCCACTTTTTTACTGCATAAACTCAAAATAGAACAGGTGGATGGAAAAACACTAATATGGGAGTAAAGAATAGAAGAGAATAACATTCAGCCatgcaaatatacagtaatgtaTTTCTCATGTGATGCCAAGCTCCTTTTCATGAATGAAGGCCTGATAGTAGGTTAGAGAAGCCATTGCAAACCGAGTACCTCCTGCTGGAATGAAACCTTTCCAGTAAGTCTAAAACAAAGGACTGATAAGCCAGTGTGAATGTGTACACTCACTTGTGATGACGTTCTGGGAGGCAGGCGGTCCACGCTTGTTGTTCTTCACCACCTCCAGCTTGACCTCGTACTCCTGGCCGGGGCCCAGGCCCGACTGCTCAAAGGTGGTCTCTGGACGGCCGAGGGAGTTGAGAATCTCACCATCTTCCTCTTTCTGCcagcaccaaaaaaaaaacacgtcatCAACCACTACAAAGACTAGTCCTGGCATAATGTGTGGAGTGGgaggaacaaaaaaacaaatcatacaTAATGGCACTCTGGGTGGCGTTTGGACTTAAGAGTTGACAGGGGACTCAGTTTAATAGAGTGTGGCTTTGAGCCAGTAGTTCTGCTTGGGAAAGTTTCTATGAGCACTCAAAAAAGGAAATAAGGCGTTACACAAAGTAACGTTGGCTCTGTGCTCTTTGGTCATCGGAGCTGTCAGGAAATACTAACAGTTTTAACTGCAGAGTTTTTGCATGCTGGCTCGGCTCCATATTCCACAGGATACCCATCATGATCCTCATGTATGCACTTTAGGCAATTACTGAATTTGAAGTCGGGGGTTTGCAGTGGTTCGTATATGGTTTCTACCAGAGGAAAATGTGCATAATGATAGAGGCTGTGGTACAGTAGGCTCTAGAGTTCAACCACCTCCTAGAATACAGAAGGTCCTTTAACATATTGGGTAGCAGACTCACTGTGTTTCTGAAGATGAGTTTCCAGCCATCGAAAGAAATGTCCAACGGGTCCCACTGCACCTCCACTGACGTCTCCCGCACGGACTTGAACTTAAGTCCCTCAGGCTCGGGCAGATCTGGGAGGCATAGAACAAAACTCTGACTACATTTCATCTAGATTTATACACTGCATTTTGTGCCACAGAGGAGATTGACATACGTGTAGCCACCCTAGCACTGACAGGAAGACTCCTCTTGTTGTTGAGCACAGCAAAGACGCTGATCAGGTACTCCACGCCAGGCTCAAGCTCCCGAATAGTGGTCGTCTTCTGGTCCCCAGGCACCCGCATGTCCATCTCCAGACCTCCAGGGGCCGTTGGCACATAGGTGATCAGGTACTCGGTCACACGCATCTCATTCTCCCAGGACACGTCCACTGTCTCTGGGGTGACCTCCACCACTGTCAGGTCCTTGGGAGGTGAGACTTTGGAGAGACACTGGAAATCACTGATCTGTACGGTTGTTAAATGTTTggaacatgtctgtctgtcaatgTCTGTGTATAATTGCAAGCAGTGTGAATGTTTTGGAGTTATATGCTGCACTAAAATGCAGCGGCTAGGTTGCAACACAAAAAAGCGTGAACACATTACACCTGTCCTAGCCTCCTTGCACTGGCTTCCAGTCCAGTCTAggatacaatttaaaatactaatactaatacttcACACCCTGGCCCCCAGCTACATAGCGGATATCATTCATCCCCATGTAGCCCCCAGGTCCCTCAGATCCCCCAGCCAAGGTCTCCTCCATGTCCCAGGCTCCCGGCTTAAGCAAAAAGGTGACAGAGCCTTTTCTGTTGCTGGCCCTCAGCTGTGGAACCGACTGCCACCTGACATCAGAAATGCCACTTCAATTGTGATATTCAAAGCCAGGCTCAAAACTTACCTTTTTACATTGGCCTCCCCGGCATTTTAATTGTCTTACTCTGCTATGTTTGCAAGTGTTTGTCTTTTGATGTCGTTTTAGCCTAAACCACTGATTTgtaagtgtattttattttttattttattaccctGTGGCTAATGTGctatgtacagcactttggtcagcgtgaactgtttttaaatgtgctatagaaatcatctttacttacttacttacttactactcAATATTTTGACATGAGCAGCTCTGTGTAATTCGAAAGTAGTCACTCATGGTCACAGACCCACAGAGAATCCTGCAGTGACCTTCAGCTCTACAGAATGTTGTTTTTGCCTCTTTTAGCtataatttttacttttttttttttttacaatgtttttgttcattcctacctacctacctacctaccttctCACAACCCCTGTTGTAGCCGCAGCAGGCCACCgttttcagcaaaaaagaaaactttaaaagagactgtacactacctgctagcagcaaacagcagacagacacagttggAGAGCAGCTGGAGAACATAGTGGAGCGTTTAGCAGCTGAACACATCCCCTCCACCCCTCAGGGCGATGAATAAACCTGGCCCAAGAAAGAGATCTACAAGGGTTCTTTTATCCCAAATGCAATTAAACTACAGTAAAGTAAAATATGAAAGTGTAGGTTGTACAGGTATGAATGCCATGTCTGTTGTACAATTAAAAGATCTTTGTTCTAttaatgtgatgtttttgtgtgttatgtTGATATTTTCCTTGGTAAGATAAAAGACAATTTTCCTGCCTTGGCTGAACAATTAagtttattctattttattctaaAGAGGCTGATATGtttctctcaggagttggtggagaccaaaaaagAGCTAAAACCGAGAAAGAATATTGGACTTGTACATTGAGGTGACCAGGCGCTAGACTCCAATTAGTCTCTTCACAATGTTGCTCCATGTTTGGTGGATGTGTAAACAGGTAATATCTTGCCAACATATCAATTATATCAACTTTAAAGGGTGAGAATATGTCAGGCACATGCCATTTTAAGCTTGTTGTAATGTTGTGACCCCAATTGGCCAAAAGAAAGGATTAATttgtagaataaaaaaatgtatctgacTTTTGCAGCACCCACTGCTAGTATAATGAACTAGACTGTGGACTGTGTAGTCTAAATAGCACAATGAACCTGCGGAAAGCTGCACAGCATGAATGCATGGTCTATCTTACCCCCAGAGCAGTCCTCCCCAATGAAGCCCTCGTCGCAAACACACACTCCGTTCTCACAGTGCCCCTGGTTTTGGCAGTCTTCTGGGCAGGTCAGCATTGAGCAGTCAGGCCCGGTGAAACCTTCATAACACACACAGTTGCCATTGACGCAGTAACCTCTATCAAGGCAGTTCTTGGGACACGTCTTCTCACTGCAATCCTCACCAGCGAAACCCTTGTGACAAACACATTGTCCGTTCACACAGTGACCACGGTCCAGGCAGTCATTGGGGCAGGTCAGCTGGCCGCAGTCTTTCCCAGTGAAGCCGACAAAGCACACGCACTTGCCATCCACGCAGTCTCCTCGTCCCATGCAGTCTTTTGGACAGGTCTTGATGTTGCAGTCCTCCCCAGCATAGCCTTTGTTACACATGCACTGTCCGTTAACGCAGCGGCCACGGTCTTGGCAATTGTTAAGACAGGAGAGCTCGCTACAGTCTTCGCCCTGGTATCCTATGTCACATACACATTCTCCGTTAATGCACTGGCCTCTGTTGCTGCAGTTCTCAGGGCATGAGAGGATAGAGCAATCTTCACCCTCAAATCCTGGATCACAGATGCACTTCCCATTAAAGCAATGGCCTCTCTCGTTGCAGTTCTGGGGACAGGTGACCTTCGAGCAATCCTCTCCAATGTAGCCGGTCTGGCACACACACTGgccattcacacacatgccGCGGTTGTTACAGTTGCCAGGACAAGTGAGCTCACTGCAGTCTTCTCCAGTGTAGCCCTGTTCACAGTAGCAGGTGCCATTGATGCAGCGTCCACGGTCATAGCAGTCGTTTGGACAGATGAGTTCGGAGCAGTCGAAGCCCGTCCACGGCTCGTCGCAAACACACTCATTGTCTTCACAGCGTCCACGGCCCAGGCAGTTGTTGAGGCAGTTGGTCTGGGTGCAGTCCTGACCGATGAAGCCCTCCTCACAGAGGCAGGACCCGTCTACACAGTGGCCATAGTCACCGCAGTCCAGCAGGCAGAGCTCAATACTGCAGTCGTCCCCACCAAAGCCCTCAAAGCACTCACATTTGCCATCCACACAGCGGCCCTGGTCCTGGCAGTCATTGGGGCACTCAGGTTCGGTGCAGTTGGGGCCCTTCCATCCAGGCTCGCATATGCAGCTGCAGGTGTCAGTGCTCCAGTTCCCACGCCCATTACAGTAGGGCTTTGTGGACACTTCACCTGCAGGAAGGCAAAAAAGGAAATGGAAGTATTGTAAAGCTATGTGATGCAAATCGTTCAGTAAAACATGTGCAATGCATCCTCTAACCCCAGCCGCTACTGTATAAGGCAACTTGTCCTGTTATTAATTCATAGCATTTAATGGATATGAGGCTCTAGCTGAATTCTATATATGTTGTCTATGTATGTTGATATACCACCTTTTTTCACAAGTATAACATAGGTTTTTGACTGCATTCTAACTTCCAGGTGACCATTGGTTTCAGTCCATTTTAacaaactgaaaatgtatttacagagacttgaaatgtttttaatagATTCAAATGCATGCAAGGATGCACTGACAACCCATAAAAAGCTAACTTAGACATCTTGAAAAGGATCATGAAAATATTGTTGGTTGTCAAATGTTTGCTGGTCAATGTTGGAATGCAGAAACAGCGATTTTTCAAAAAGGTCTATGCTCACAACTCCAAATCTATGTATTTATCCATGCTTTAGAAGTGGGATGCCAATACTGTTAAATACAGCCAATGTGTGGTAAATGGGCTAAGAAGTGCAAAGCCTATGCttaggtttttttgttttgaaaaaatttCAGCTTTTGAAATTGTGTGCTGCATTTCttaccttttttgaaaacctttcTGCTCTCAAACACAATTAGCTGGAAGCACTTTAGAAATAGATTTTACTTGAGTTGACTTCATACATAGTTAACTagaaacacagaacacagatgAATTACAGTATAAGGTATGAAGACATACCGGTAACCTGAGCTCCACAGCAGCCTGCCCCACTGCTGCACTGCTCTCTCAGACTAGACAGCTCGGACTCCAACATCTCCAGCCGGTTCAGGATGTCCTTGATATTGGGCACCTGGTTGTCACAGCCGCATGCCTGCTTGGGGATATTGATGCGGTGGGTGAAAACGATCTGATTGTCACCATCCACTGTGTGCTCCATGTGCTCGCTGTTCTGCATGTCCATCGGGTCACTCTTGTGTTTGAGCTCAGTGTCACTGGGCGAGTCCAGGtccacagagcagagagacGTGGAGGGGACATTGATGTTGTAGACGTGGTTGAACACCACCGGCTGGTCGGGGTGGGGCACAGTGACATTCCCTTGGGTTTTCTTGGGCATCAGAGCCTCTCTACGGTGGCGGATGACCTTCTTGACCAGGCCGGCAGTGGAGAGCTGGAGGAGCAGGGCCACAGTCAGGCAGCGTAAGATGAAGCCTTTCATTCCCATGATGACACTGTGAAACTGTGGCTTCTCAGAAAGTAGCAGCAGAGTACAGACTAGAGTCTGTTCAGGTATCACGTGTTCTTGTCCTGAGTCAAAGGACAGAAAGAAGGGAAAAATGAACAAGATCGCTTCTTCCAGACACCTGTCACATAGTTTGTCTTTATTCTCAACACATACAACACAGAGCACAGATTTCTGTTTGTACCTTTGTGGTTTGCCCTTGCCATTCAGGATAGAatcattaacacacacatacacacacacacacacacacacacacacacacacacacacacacacagccatacaaTTCCTCCAAGGAGCTACTGCAGGGGTGGCATGTGACCTTGATCATTTTAAGCTTTCTTTTTCTGACCACGTTGAGAAAGGTTACCAGGAACACCTGCATGGTGGGGAGCCTCCTGTTTTCTCTGCAGTCCAGACCACTAGCCAAGCTGACAGATTAATACCGGTGTATGGTTGGACCATCTGTGGGCTTCCTGTAAAGCACAGAGGTCTGAACAAACTTTCCTGCTACCTGCAAACAGTCAGGTCAGCATTCTCGTACTCTCTGACGGCCACTgggttttcttttatttctgcaACATGATTCTCTTGATTTTGCTTTCGCCAAATGCTTCGGAGACACGATTCTTTTAAAAGGTTTGCTGGAGAAATGTGCTGCGGGTGTGGCATTAAAGCCAACCTTAAAACCTGATGTTTTTTCTTGCAGTTTGATCTTAGCGTTAAATGAAATATACAGGTTGGTTAAAAGTATGTCCTTGTCGCATACAAGTCTGGGTCTGTTAGACCTAACCTTTGCTGTTATGTATGAAAACAAGGACTGACTACAAGATGATTTTGTTTCTCTAATAAGCAATCTAGTTATTTACAACTTTACCATGATGAGagtaataaaatgaaatacttgGCCTGTTCGTACTGGTACCAAAAGGGAGAACAAATTATGAAAACAGATTTCATGCATGGCAAAAGACTTGTGTGTTTGGCTCAGACGTGTCTGGCTCAGCCTGAGTTCATATAATCCACTTTTTACCTTATCAGAGAGATGCTGACACCAATCATTTCCTCCCGCTAATAAAACCAATGTGTGCCTTGGCTGCTCTAAAGGTTAATAGCAGCTGTTAGCAGCCAACAGGAAAATGTCTGGATAAGCATAGAGCATATTCCAAGCCTGTGGTGGAATATGTATAaaggggttttattttgtggATGCAGTCAAAGCACAGGGCGTCTTTGCTGATCATCTCCATGTGGAACAGTCAGCAGGTAATATTCCAGGAAGAGGTGCTCGGTCTTCTCATCCCAGGCTGACGTGTGATTAGGCAAGCTGACAGCTCAGCTTGGAGGGATCCCACGGCTTCAGCCCCCCCACAACCCTTGCACCCTCCCCAGCCCCATGATTAGACAGACAGGGATGAGCACCTCCATGATGGGCAGACTGTAAAACTGCTAATGTGGCTTGCTGATGGGAGCG
This genomic window contains:
- the tncb gene encoding tenascin isoform X3, with amino-acid sequence MGMKGFILRCLTVALLLQLSTAGLVKKVIRHRREALMPKKTQGNVTVPHPDQPVVFNHVYNINVPSTSLCSVDLDSPSDTELKHKSDPMDMQNSEHMEHTVDGDNQIVFTHRINIPKQACGCDNQVPNIKDILNRLEMLESELSSLREQCSSGAGCCGAQVTGEVSTKPYCNGRGNWSTDTCSCICEPGWKGPNCTEPECPNDCQDQGRCVDGKCECFEGFGGDDCSIELCLLDCGDYGHCVDGSCLCEEGFIGQDCTQTNCLNNCLGRGRCEDNECVCDEPWTGFDCSELICPNDCYDRGRCINGTCYCEQGYTGEDCSELTCPGNCNNRGMCVNGQCVCQTGYIGEDCSKVTCPQNCNERGHCFNGKCICDPGFEGEDCSILSCPENCSNRGQCINGECVCDIGYQGEDCSELSCLNNCQDRGRCVNGQCMCNKGYAGEDCNIKTCPKDCMGRGDCVDGKCVCFVGFTGKDCGQLTCPNDCLDRGHCVNGQCVCHKGFAGEDCSEKTCPKNCLDRGYCVNGNCVCYEGFTGPDCSMLTCPEDCQNQGHCENGVCVCDEGFIGEDCSGVSPPKDLTVVEVTPETVDVSWENEMRVTEYLITYVPTAPGGLEMDMRVPGDQKTTTIRELEPGVEYLISVFAVLNNKRSLPVSARVATHLPEPEGLKFKSVRETSVEVQWDPLDISFDGWKLIFRNTKEEDGEILNSLGRPETTFEQSGLGPGQEYEVKLEVVKNNKRGPPASQNVITMIDAPSQVDVRDVTDTTALVTWFQPVAEVDGVSVSYGPSSNPADRKLVELSSTDTQYHLGGLTPDTQYEVSLSARRGERTSAPVYESFLTDLDAPRDLQTVELTDESITLEWKNSQAPVDNYRIKYGPLSGVEHGELLFPPGPKDTTRAKITGLRPGTEYGMGVTAVTDERESLPTTTNAVTALDAPKDLRVAEVTETTMMLEWKRPLAKLDSFRLVYVSADGHRAEEVVPGSSESYILRGLTPGMLYTISIIAERGRRTSAPSTISAPTDVGPPKGFRFSDVTDTSATVHWVVPRARVDSYRVTYVPAHGGNAKTLTVDGSESQTVLPNLTPGVTYEVTVVAVKGQRESEPGSDSVTTALDKPRGLTAVNITDTEALLLWQPAIATVDGYVITYSADSVAPVMERVSGNVVEFEMSSLTPATHYTVKVYAVRDLAKSAATTTEFTTDVDAPQDLAASNIQTENGMLTWKPPRADITGYILSFESADGVVREVVLSPNAVSYNMAQLSASTEYSVKLQAIAGPKRSRVITTVFTTTGVLYRHPKDCSQALLNGDTSSDLYTIYLGGDESQPLQVYCDMSTDGGGWIVFLRRQSGKLEFFRNWKNYTAGFGDMNDEFWLGLSNLHKITAGGQYELRVDLSDKGETAYAQYDKFSISEPRTRYKVHVGGYSGTAGDSMTYHHGRPFSTYDHDNDIAVTNCALSYKGAFWYKNCHRVNLMGRYGDNSHSKGVNWFHWKGHEHSIEFAEMKIRPSNFRNLEGRRKRS
- the tncb gene encoding tenascin isoform X1 translates to MGMKGFILRCLTVALLLQLSTAGLVKKVIRHRREALMPKKTQGNVTVPHPDQPVVFNHVYNINVPSTSLCSVDLDSPSDTELKHKSDPMDMQNSEHMEHTVDGDNQIVFTHRINIPKQACGCDNQVPNIKDILNRLEMLESELSSLREQCSSGAGCCGAQVTGEVSTKPYCNGRGNWSTDTCSCICEPGWKGPNCTEPECPNDCQDQGRCVDGKCECFEGFGGDDCSIELCLLDCGDYGHCVDGSCLCEEGFIGQDCTQTNCLNNCLGRGRCEDNECVCDEPWTGFDCSELICPNDCYDRGRCINGTCYCEQGYTGEDCSELTCPGNCNNRGMCVNGQCVCQTGYIGEDCSKVTCPQNCNERGHCFNGKCICDPGFEGEDCSILSCPENCSNRGQCINGECVCDIGYQGEDCSELSCLNNCQDRGRCVNGQCMCNKGYAGEDCNIKTCPKDCMGRGDCVDGKCVCFVGFTGKDCGQLTCPNDCLDRGHCVNGQCVCHKGFAGEDCSEKTCPKNCLDRGYCVNGNCVCYEGFTGPDCSMLTCPEDCQNQGHCENGVCVCDEGFIGEDCSGVSPPKDLTVVEVTPETVDVSWENEMRVTEYLITYVPTAPGGLEMDMRVPGDQKTTTIRELEPGVEYLISVFAVLNNKRSLPVSARVATHLPEPEGLKFKSVRETSVEVQWDPLDISFDGWKLIFRNTKEEDGEILNSLGRPETTFEQSGLGPGQEYEVKLEVVKNNKRGPPASQNVITMIDAPSQVDVRDVTDTTALVTWFQPVAEVDGVSVSYGPSSNPADRKLVELSSTDTQYHLGGLTPDTQYEVSLSARRGERTSAPVYESFLTDLDAPRDLQTVELTDESITLEWKNSQAPVDNYRIKYGPLSGVEHGELLFPPGPKDTTRAKITGLRPGTEYGMGVTAVTDERESLPTTTNAVTALDAPKDLRVAEVTETTMMLEWKRPLAKLDSFRLVYVSADGHRAEEVVPGSSESYILRGLTPGMLYTISIIAERGRRTSAPSTISAPTEEEKPVVTNVTVSDVSWDSFLLSWSAEDGALEAFLIEVTDAETGAEWQNHTVPADARSLAISGLSSTTWYRASLYGVFREALLDPVFADTITDVGPPKGFRFSDVTDTSATVHWVVPRARVDSYRVTYVPAHGGNAKTLTVDGSESQTVLPNLTPGVTYEVTVVAVKGQRESEPGSDSVTTALDKPRGLTAVNITDTEALLLWQPAIATVDGYVITYSADSVAPVMERVSGNVVEFEMSSLTPATHYTVKVYAVRDLAKSAATTTEFTTDVDAPQDLAASNIQTENGMLTWKPPRADITGYILSFESADGVVREVVLSPNAVSYNMAQLSASTEYSVKLQAIAGPKRSRVITTVFTTTGVLYRHPKDCSQALLNGDTSSDLYTIYLGGDESQPLQVYCDMSTDGGGWIVFLRRQSGKLEFFRNWKNYTAGFGDMNDEFWLGLSNLHKITAGGQYELRVDLSDKGETAYAQYDKFSISEPRTRYKVHVGGYSGTAGDSMTYHHGRPFSTYDHDNDIAVTNCALSYKGAFWYKNCHRVNLMGRYGDNSHSKGVNWFHWKGHEHSIEFAEMKIRPSNFRNLEGRRKRS